In Molothrus ater isolate BHLD 08-10-18 breed brown headed cowbird chromosome 21, BPBGC_Mater_1.1, whole genome shotgun sequence, a single genomic region encodes these proteins:
- the ALDOC gene encoding fructose-bisphosphate aldolase C: MTHQHPALTAEQKKELSDIAQRIVAPGKGILAADESVGSMAKRLNQIGVENTEENRRLYRQILFSADSRVKKCIGGVIFFHETMYQKADDGTPFVQMIKDKGIVVGIKVDKGVVPLAGTDGETTTQGLDGLWERCAQYKKDGADFAKWRCVLKISEHTPSALAIMENANVLARYASICQQNGIVPIVEPEILPDGDHDLKRCQYVTEKVLAAVYKALSDHHIYLEGTLLKPNMVTPGHSCPTKYSPEEIAMATVTALRRTVPPAVPGTSPGMCHLLSGGQSEEEASINLNAINTCPLVRPWALTFSYGRALQASALSAWRGQKDNAEAATEEFVKRAEVNGLAALGKYEGSGDNSGAAGQSLYVANHAY, translated from the exons ATGACGCACCAACACCCCGCGCTGACGGCCGAGCAGAAGAAGGAGCTGTCGGACATCGCGCAGCGTATCGTGGCCCCGGGGAAGGGCATCCTGGCAGCCGATGAGTCCGTAG ggagcatggCCAAGCGCCTCAACCAGATTGGGGTGGAAAACACGGAGGAGAACCGCCGGCTGTACCGCCAGATCCTCTTCAGCGCCGACAGCCGGGTGAAGAAATGCATCGGGGGCGTCATCTTCTTCCACGAGACCATGTACCAGAAGGCTGATGATGGCACTCCCTTCGTCCAGATGATCAAGGACAAGGGCATCGTTGTGGGCATCAAG GTGGACAAGGGTGTTGTGCCTCTGGCTGGGACCGACGGCGAGACCACCACGCAGG GTCTGGATGGGCTGTGGGAGCGCTGTGCCCAGTACAAGAAGGACGGGGCAGACTTTGCCAAGTGGCGCTGCGTGCTGAAGATCAGCGAGCACACTCCCTCTGCTCTTGCCATCATGGAGAACGCCAACGTCCTGGCCCGCTATGCCAGCATCTGCCAGCAG AACGGCATCGTGCCCATCGTGGAGCCGGAGATCCTGCCTGATGGTGACCACGATCTCAAGCGGTGCCAGTACGTGACGGAGAAG gtgctggcagctgtCTACAAGGCACTGAGTGACCACCACATCTACCTGGAGGGGACCCTGCTGAAGCCCAACATGGTGACCCCTGGGCACTCCTGCCCCACCAAGTACAGCCCCGAGGAGATCGCCATGGCCACTGTCACTGCCCTGCGCCGCACCGtgcccccagctgtgccaggtaCCAGCCCTGGCAT gtgtCACCTTCTGTCTGGGGGTCAGAGTGAGGAGGAGGCTTCCATCAACCTCAATGCCATCAACACGTGCCCGCTGGTGCGGCCATGGGCCCTCACCTTCTCCTACGGGCGGGCGCTGCAGGCGTCGGCGCTCAGCGCCTGGCGTGGGCAGAAGGACAACGCTGAAGCTGCCACCGAGGAGTTTGTCAAGCGTGCAGAG gtGAAcgggctggcagcactgggcaaGTACGAGGGCAGCGGGGACAACTCGGGGGCCGCCGGGCAGTCCCTCTACGTGGCCAACCACGCCTACTGA
- the SPAG5 gene encoding sperm-associated antigen 5, producing MTPVPTVVAGTSMTPVPTVVAGTSMTPVPTVVAGTSTTPVPTTAIGTSMTPVPSVAMGTSMTPVLSMATGTFMTPRDMWERSMNTSRGSLPCAKDSAAETDSLLWHCPREQLKTLPRAELEGRLESTLIIIEALSLQLRDWQESQRPRPGMGPARQRDAFTQTDTTHPEGSTWSSQSLLFQGLADAAFRSLQDEQGALVEEREQERTVVSQYQAMLESAPSKVQSCLEERDAIRQRVDEALRAKDQGYLFLEAFCAHASAQISARDQSLASQQELSMLLAQAINLQASLSAEAQSFREFLDVTFENLKKERRALDEEREQMRALVSQSHALLECVPGKLQSCLEELAATREQAEEALQAKEEASCQLEKTLVTLQDTEAQLEQLTVANSRLGKDLSSVMINLASMEQERDALQQENEKQWEEMAQLAQERNSLKQECQELCQELGEATECREFLDQENQMCRTQLLEVEARLNSTLATLQERVLQHKELMESHQRLREEQAALSKELDSTKAELLSLQTKRNKVSWCSTDIMESKMRLQELADCLKAALEEQDDDDDAPSRSKVWTPGPRTPGWQTPRRAWTPAFRTPAFHTPACHTPHRAGSSFVGSVLKAVAGKDANETSRSGSTVAKDKVASVSKAIDPEDTLLESVKELRAVVSNLAMLSSRIQELEQSEFRALQTEISDLHLRLETVTAESQEKVDAQAATIAKLNKALRTKLENEKELQDVVKQQEEKMLQLIDKSGEVMRLKAEVSELKRLLQRAETEAKVLWEEMRGKEHQVDTAYVQERVMLRREVDKLRLLLVEKEDENIRLTDKYLEQVRGLEMKFHHTQKVLRTHEERQEKIKEVLSALPDVALGCQELQSLLRYLGLKPASKEAAEPL from the exons ATGACTCCTGTGCCCACTGTGGTGGCTGGCACCAGCATGACCCCTGTGCCCACTGTGGTCGCTGGCACCAGCATGACCCCTGTGCCCACTGTGGTCGCTGGCACCAGCACAACGCCAGTGCCCACCACAGCCATTGGAACCAGTATGACCCCAGTGCCCTCTGTGGCTATGGGCACCAGCATGACCCCGGTGCTCTCCATGGCCACTGGCACCTTCATGACCCCTCGGGACATGTGGGAGAGGAGCATGAACACATCCAGGGGAAGCCTCCCCTGTGCCAAGGACAGTGCTGCGGAAACAGACTCCCTGCTCTGGCA ctgtccccggGAGCAGCTGAAGACCCTGCCACGGGCAGAGCTTGaggggaggctggagagcaCCCTCATCATCATCGAGGCCCTCTCGCTGCAGCTGCGTGACTGGCAGGAGAGCCAGCGGCCACGGCCTGGCATGGGGCCGGCCAGACAGAGGGACGCGTTCACACAGACGGACACCACCCACCCCGAAGGG agcacctggagcagccagagcctccTGTTCCAGGGCCTCGCGGATGCCGCTTTTCGGAGCTTGCAGGATGAGCAGGGAGCCCTGGTGGAGGAG CGGGAGCAGGAGAGGACCGTTGTGTCCCAGTACCAGGCTATGCTCGAGAGTGCTCCTAGTAaggtgcagagctgcctggaagAGCGGGATGCCATCAGGCAGCGAGTGGATGAAGCCCTACGAGCCAAGGATCAG GGATATCTCTTCCTGGAGGCTTTCTGTGCCCATGCCAGTGCCCAGATCAGTGCCCGTGACCAGAGCCTGGCCTCCCAGCAAGAGCTGAGCATGCTGCTGGCCCAAGCCATCAACCTGCAG GCATCCCTGTCTGCCGAGGCGCAGTCTTTCCGAGAATTCTTAGATGTCACCTTTgaaaatctgaagaaggaaaggagagccCTGGATGAGGAG CGGGAGCAGATGAGGGCCCTGGTGTCCCAGTCCCATGCCCTGTTGGAGTGTGTGCCTGgcaagctgcagagctgcctggaggagctggctgcCACACGGGAACAAGCAGAGGAAGCTCTTCAAGCCAAGGAGGAG GCATCCTGCCAGCTGGAGAAGACCTTGGTGaccctgcaggacacagaggctcagctggagcagctgacaGTGGCCAACTCACGCCTGGGCAAAG ACCTGAGCTCTGTGATGATAAATCTGGCCAGCATGGAGCAGGAGCGGGATGCGCTGCAGCAGGAGAACGAGAAGCAGTGGGAGGAGATGGCCCA GCTGGCTCAGGAGAGGAACTCCCTGAAGCAGgagtgccaggagctgtgccaggagctgggggaggcCACCGAGTGCCGGGAG TTCCTGGATCAGGAGAACCAAATGTGCCGCAcgcagctgctggaggtggaGGCCAGGCTGAACTCCACGCTGGCCACGCTGCAGGAGCGCGtcctgcagcacaaggagctgatGGAGTCCCACCAACGCCTGCG GGAAGAGCAGGCTGCCCTCAGCAAGGAGCTGGACAGCACCAAGGCCGAGCTCCTCAGCTTGCAGACAAAGAGGAACAAAGTTTCTTGGTGCTCCACGGACATTATGGAGAGCAAGATGAGGTTGCAGGAGCTCGCTGACTGCCTCAAAGCTGCTCTGGAAGAGCAG gatgatgatgatgatgctcCATCGAGAAGCAAAGTCTGGACCCCAGGTCCCCGGACCCCAGGCTGGCAGACCCCACGCCGTGCCTGGACCCCGGCCTTCCGCACCCCGGCCTTCCACACCCCGGCGTGCCACACCCCACACCGCGCCGGCAGCTCCTTCGTGGGCAGCGTCCTGAAAGCTGTGGCAGGGAAAG ATGCCAATGAAACCAGCAGAAGTGGGAGTACAGTTGCCAAGGACAAAGTTGCATCTGTGTCAAAGGCAATAG ATCCTGAGGACACTCTGCTGGAGAGCGTGaaggagctgagagctgtggtCTCCAACCTTGCCATGCTGAGCTCCCGCATCCAGGAACTGGAGCAGAGCGAGTTCAGGGCACTGCAGACAGAGAT ctctgaccTGCATCTCCGCCTGGAGACAGTGACAGCTGAGAGCCAGGAGAAGGTGGATGCCCAGGCTGCCACCATTGCCAAGCTGAACAAGGCACTGAGGACCAAGCTTGAG AATGAGAAGGAGCTGCAAGATGTGGTGaaacagcaggaagagaagATGTTGCAACTCATCGACAAGAGTGGGGAAGTCATG AGGCTGAAGGCAGAAGTCTCCGAGCTGAAGCGCTTGCTCCAGCGTGCAGAAACAGAGGCCAAGGTGCTGTGGGAGGAGATGAGGGGCAAGGAGCACCAGGTGGACACTGCCTATGTCCAGGAGCGGGTCATGCTGCGGCGGGAG GTGGATAAACTGCGGCTGCTGCTCGTGGAAAAGGAGGATGAGAACATACGGCTCACTGACAAGTACCTGGAGCAG GTCCGAGGGCTGGAGATGAAGTTCCATCATACCCAGAAAGTGCTGAGAACTCAcgaggagaggcaggagaagaTAAAAGAG gtcctGTCGGCTCTCCCTGACGTGGCTCTGGGTTGCCAGGagctccagagcctgctgcGCTACCTGGGCCTGAAGCCAGCCAGCAAGGAAGCTGCTGAACCACTATAG
- the RSKR gene encoding LOW QUALITY PROTEIN: ribosomal protein S6 kinase-related protein (The sequence of the model RefSeq protein was modified relative to this genomic sequence to represent the inferred CDS: deleted 2 bases in 2 codons): MGATSSGPGPTPAPVRPPQGRAVGSWVRALLSRAGSVPVPVPVPGLALAPRGPAEEPPLPGWPLPQLVSLFLPEFPVRPSARQQQLKILGFVAKGSFGTILKVLDCGREKVCAVKVVPKVEVLRRDTLKQCKEEVSIQRQVRHPFVHGLGDSWQGQRHLFIMCTYCSTGDLHALWRTAGCLAEATVRLFAAELVLVLVYLHDLGIMHRDVKMENILLDERGHLKLTDFGLSRYLQWGERAHTICGTLQYMAPEVLSGGPYSHAADWWSLGVLLFALASGKFPVAPAGDHVAMLERVKQSSYESPPEFSPELARLLAELLCHNPLYRLRYLHHFQGHPFFRGVAFDADLLQKDPVVVAVAPRPPEQPPPDPATFADFDYDLTAPPDRPWPG; this comes from the exons ATGGGAGCGACGagcagcggccccggcccgACCCCGGCTCCGGTGCGGCCCCCCCAG GGCCGCGCCGTGGGGTCGTGGGTGCGGGCGCTGTTGAGCCGAGCAGGGTCGGTGCCGGTACCGGTGCCGGTACCGGGGCTCGCCTTGGCCCCGCGGGGCCCCGCCGAggagccgccgctgcccggGTGGCCGCTGCCGCAGCTCGTCTCGTTGTTCCTGCCGGAGTTCCCCGTCCGCCCCTCCGCccgccagcagcagctcaag ATCCTGGGATTCGTGGCCAAAGGCTCCTTCGGGACCATCCTCAAAGTGCTGGACTGTGGGAGGGAGAAGGTCTGCGCCGTGAAG GTTGTGCCCAAAGTGGAGGTGCTGCGCCGTGACACCCTCAAACAGTGCAAAGAAGAAGTCAGCATCCAG AGACAGGTCAGGCACCCGTTCGTGCACGGGCTGGGGGACAGCTGGCAGGGCCAGCGCCACCTCTTCATCA TGTGCACCTACTGCAGCACCGGGGACCTGCAC GCGCTGTGGCGCACAGCTGGCTGCCTGGCCGAGGCCACCGTCCGCCTGTTTGCCGCcgagctggtgctggtgctgg TGTACCTCCATGACCTGGGCATCATGCACAGAGATGTCAAG ATGGAGAACATCCTCCTGGATGAGAGAG GGCACCTCAAGCTCACTGATTTCGGCCTCTCCCGGTACCTGCAGTGGGGTGAGCGAGCCCACACAATCTGTGGCACCCTGCAGTACATGG ccccagaggtgCTGAGCGGGGGGCCCTACAGCCATGCAGCTGACTGGTGGTCCTTGGGAGTCCTGCTCTTTGCCCTGGCCAGTGGGAAG TTCCCTGTGGCTCCAGCGGGGGACCATGTGGCCATGCTGGAACGTGTCAAACAGAGCAGCTACGAGAGCCCACCTGAGTTCAGTCCCGAGCTGGCCCGGCTGCTCGCCGAG ctgctgtgccacaaCCCCCTGTACCGCCTGCGCTACCTCCACCACTTTCAGGGCCACCCCTTCTTCCGCGGGGTGGCCTTCGACGCTGACCTGCTGCAGAAGGACCcggtggtggtggcagtggccCCGCGACCCCCCGAGCAACCCCCACCCGAC CCTGCCACTTTCGCCGACTTTGATTACGACCTCACCGCCCCCCCGGACCGGCCCTGGCCTGGCTGA